The Alkalinema sp. FACHB-956 genome segment TAGGCTCCAGCGTGTTATTTGTGGGCGGACTCGTTTTCGCCTATGTGGCCCTGATTCCCGCTGCGTTGAATTTCTTTATTTCCTACGGCGCGGAAGTTGTGGAGCAAGCTTGGTCGATCGATCGCTATTTTGAATTTGTCCTACTGCTGATGTTCAGCACGGGCTTGGCCTTCCAAATTCCGATCGTTCAGGCACTTTTGGGCTTTTTAGGGATTCTCTCCTCGCGGCAGATGTTGGCCGGTTGGCGCTATGTCCTAGTAGGCGCAGCCGTCTTGGGGGCAGTCCTCACTCCTTCGACGGATCCACTGACTCAAAGTTTATTGGGTGGTGCGGTCCTTGCCTTATATCTCAGCGGTATTGGTTTAGTGAAGCTGTTAGGAAAGTAACTTAGACCTGAGATGCGATTCTATCAGTGGCATCTGCATCTACAGATCCATTCCAGCACCATGCTCACGGAGCCAAGCCACCCGATCGCGGTACTCTGGTAAAATCCTATCGACTTCATACCAGAAGGCGGCGGAATGGTTGGGGTGAATCAGATGGGCTAGCTCATGGACAACGATGTAATCCAAGACATTCAGGGGAGCCATCATACATTTCCAATGAAAACAGAGGTTGCCCTGGGGCGAGCAAGAGGCCCAGCGGTGTTGGAGTTCCATGACGCGGACTGAAACGACTTGAACTCCCATCTGTGACTGAAAGTAGGCAATCCGCTCACGGATCCAGGCTTGGCCTTTCTTACGGTAGAAGGCTTTGAAGGCAGCATCAGCGTGAGGGCGGGATTGCCGATCGCGGCTCAGACAGAAGTAACCCTCTTGGAGCTGAAGGGCTGGGGTTTGAGCATCAACTAATTTGAGGCGGTAGGAGCGACCCAGGTAAAGAAATCCTTCGCCGTTGACGTATTCCCGTTGAACCCGTGAAGCGTTGAGGGTTTCCCACTCAGCTTTATTTTTATAAATCCAGCGTCGCTTGCTTTCAATCAGCGCTGCGAGGTCATCATCAGAAAGCTGGTT includes the following:
- a CDS encoding SprT family zinc-dependent metalloprotease, with translation MKQKYKDIEYNLQRSNRKTASIYIERDGQVSVRVPNQLSDDDLAALIESKRRWIYKNKAEWETLNASRVQREYVNGEGFLYLGRSYRLKLVDAQTPALQLQEGYFCLSRDRQSRPHADAAFKAFYRKKGQAWIRERIAYFQSQMGVQVVSVRVMELQHRWASCSPQGNLCFHWKCMMAPLNVLDYIVVHELAHLIHPNHSAAFWYEVDRILPEYRDRVAWLREHGAGMDL